A single window of Zea mays cultivar B73 chromosome 10, Zm-B73-REFERENCE-NAM-5.0, whole genome shotgun sequence DNA harbors:
- the LOC100280213 gene encoding uncharacterized protein isoform X1: MCWCLVEFVQATYGRGTRDEVDEFIYQLCDVTGDGALTRSDLESVLASVHETVFAIKKEAVEVSNNRPFEEFLNSAVFSKDVEGVSGKSMSLSDFRNWCTLLPSLRKFLGNLLMPPDSGRPGFEVPLLHYPENICTDTLLLNKEYAWHIGGGFSQHEVQEWKLLYHSSLHGQSFNTFLGKVTNGDAQTVLIVKDTEGSIYGGYASQPWERHSDFYGDMKTFLFKCYPQASIFRPTGANKNLQWCAVNFSSENIPNGIGFGGQPHHFGLFLSANFDQGHSFTCSTFTSPPLSKTNRFRPEVIECWGIQMRGAQDEKLELVKGTVLERFKEDRNMLKMVGLANASD; this comes from the exons AtgtgttggtgcctggtggaattTGTCCAA GCAACATATGGAAGGGGAACTCGTGATGAGGTCGATGAATTCATTTATCAACTATGTGATGTCACAGGAGATGGCGCCTTAACAAG GTCTGATTTGGAATCAGTCTTGGCGTCTGTTCATGAAACTGTATTTGCAATAAAGAAGGAAGCTGTCGAAGTTTCCAACAATAGACCATTCGAAGAATTCCTCAACTCTGCAGTGTTTTCAAAGGATGTTGAAGGGGTCTCAGGGAAGTCTATGTCATTATCAGACTTTAGGAACTGGTGCACTCTCTTGCCATCATTGAGGAAATTCCTTGGAAATTTGTTGATGCCTCCTGATTCAG GTAGACCAGGATTTGAAGTACCACTGCTTCATTATCCTGAAAACATCTGTACTGATACGCTGCTTCTAAATAAAGAGTATGCCTGGCATATTGGAGGAGGTTTCTCCCAACATGAGGTGCAAGAGTGGAAGCTTTTATATCATAGTTCTCTTCATGGACAAAGCTTCAACACTTTCTTGGGCAAAGTAAC GAATGGGGATGCTCAGACTGTTCTGATTGTTAAAGATACAGAAGGATCAATTTATGGTGGATATGCTTCACAGCCTTGGGAAAGGCACAGTGATTTTTATGGTGACATGAAGACATTCCTTTTCAAATGCTATCCTCAAGCATCCATTTTCCGCCCTACTGGAGCAAACAAGAATTTGCAATGG TGTGCTGTAAACTTCAGCTCTGAGAACATACCAAATGGTATTGGATTTGGAGGGCAGCCACATCATTTCGGACTCTTTTTATCAGCAAATTTTGACCAAGGGCACTCATTTACGTGTAGCACATTTACCAGCCCTCCCCTTTCCAAGACAAATAGGTTCAGGCCAGAAGTTATTGAATGTTGGGGTATACAAATGAGAGGAGCACAAGATGAAAAACTGGAGTTAGTCAAGGGGACAGTCCTCGAGAGATTCAAGGAGGACCGGAACATGCTGAAGATGGTTGGTTTGGCAAATGCAAGTGATTAA
- the LOC100280213 gene encoding uncharacterized protein LOC100280213, giving the protein MGNSQASPASASSSRFVMASRAFPKQELDGLRELFASLAAQSRTGGRAISRPVFLEYYQVRGRLGDRLFQLVAKESGGSDGVTFEDLIISKATYGRGTRDEVDEFIYQLCDVTGDGALTRSDLESVLASVHETVFAIKKEAVEVSNNRPFEEFLNSAVFSKDVEGVSGKSMSLSDFRNWCTLLPSLRKFLGNLLMPPDSGRPGFEVPLLHYPENICTDTLLLNKEYAWHIGGGFSQHEVQEWKLLYHSSLHGQSFNTFLGKVTNGDAQTVLIVKDTEGSIYGGYASQPWERHSDFYGDMKTFLFKCYPQASIFRPTGANKNLQWCAVNFSSENIPNGIGFGGQPHHFGLFLSANFDQGHSFTCSTFTSPPLSKTNRFRPEVIECWGIQMRGAQDEKLELVKGTVLERFKEDRNMLKMVGLANASD; this is encoded by the exons ATGGGCAACTCGCAGGCTTCGCCGGCGTCCGCCTCCAGCTCCCGCTTCGTCATGGCCTCGAG GGCCTTCCCGAAGCAGGAGCTGGACGGCCTCCGCGAGCTATTCGCCTCCCTCGCAGCGCAGTCGCGGACCGGCGGCCGCGCCATCTCACGCCCCGTCTTCCTC GAATACTACCAGGTCCGGGGGCGATTAGGCGACAGGCTGTTCCAGCTGGTGGCGAAGGAGAGTGGCGGGAGCGATGGGGTCACGTTCGAGGATTTGATCATCTCCAAA GCAACATATGGAAGGGGAACTCGTGATGAGGTCGATGAATTCATTTATCAACTATGTGATGTCACAGGAGATGGCGCCTTAACAAG GTCTGATTTGGAATCAGTCTTGGCGTCTGTTCATGAAACTGTATTTGCAATAAAGAAGGAAGCTGTCGAAGTTTCCAACAATAGACCATTCGAAGAATTCCTCAACTCTGCAGTGTTTTCAAAGGATGTTGAAGGGGTCTCAGGGAAGTCTATGTCATTATCAGACTTTAGGAACTGGTGCACTCTCTTGCCATCATTGAGGAAATTCCTTGGAAATTTGTTGATGCCTCCTGATTCAG GTAGACCAGGATTTGAAGTACCACTGCTTCATTATCCTGAAAACATCTGTACTGATACGCTGCTTCTAAATAAAGAGTATGCCTGGCATATTGGAGGAGGTTTCTCCCAACATGAGGTGCAAGAGTGGAAGCTTTTATATCATAGTTCTCTTCATGGACAAAGCTTCAACACTTTCTTGGGCAAAGTAAC GAATGGGGATGCTCAGACTGTTCTGATTGTTAAAGATACAGAAGGATCAATTTATGGTGGATATGCTTCACAGCCTTGGGAAAGGCACAGTGATTTTTATGGTGACATGAAGACATTCCTTTTCAAATGCTATCCTCAAGCATCCATTTTCCGCCCTACTGGAGCAAACAAGAATTTGCAATGG TGTGCTGTAAACTTCAGCTCTGAGAACATACCAAATGGTATTGGATTTGGAGGGCAGCCACATCATTTCGGACTCTTTTTATCAGCAAATTTTGACCAAGGGCACTCATTTACGTGTAGCACATTTACCAGCCCTCCCCTTTCCAAGACAAATAGGTTCAGGCCAGAAGTTATTGAATGTTGGGGTATACAAATGAGAGGAGCACAAGATGAAAAACTGGAGTTAGTCAAGGGGACAGTCCTCGAGAGATTCAAGGAGGACCGGAACATGCTGAAGATGGTTGGTTTGGCAAATGCAAGTGATTAA